The uncultured Desulfobulbus sp. genome window below encodes:
- a CDS encoding DUF4198 domain-containing protein: MKRSVCVCRYLLICLVLFGVSLAQAHYLWLNVDQYNPPEKSVPLFSVGWGHHFYNPVGDILTQPEVLKRVELINPAGQASELKIVNGFQYQASTQYATGTYLATVALKERFSTKTDAGYLAQPKTGLDNVISSRYLGMYGKAIINVGEGEENRAFSQPVGTALEIVPQDNPASLKVGEYFRFTLLYQGKPLAEEIKATYAGFSPHNAWPYTCRTNRKGEGVLRILNPGIWVIKVNHRAPYKNPEEADEYSYTASLSFEIR; this comes from the coding sequence ATGAAGAGAAGTGTTTGTGTTTGTCGGTATCTGCTGATTTGTCTGGTGCTCTTTGGAGTCTCCCTTGCCCAGGCCCATTACCTCTGGCTCAATGTCGATCAGTACAATCCCCCGGAGAAGAGTGTGCCCCTTTTTTCGGTGGGCTGGGGGCATCATTTCTACAATCCGGTTGGCGATATTCTCACCCAGCCAGAAGTCCTTAAAAGGGTAGAGCTGATCAACCCCGCAGGCCAAGCCAGCGAGCTGAAGATTGTCAATGGTTTTCAGTACCAGGCGTCCACGCAGTACGCAACCGGTACCTACCTGGCTACGGTTGCGCTGAAAGAACGTTTTTCCACTAAAACCGATGCAGGATATCTGGCTCAGCCCAAAACCGGACTGGATAATGTGATTTCTTCCCGTTACCTGGGGATGTACGGCAAGGCCATTATCAATGTGGGGGAAGGGGAGGAAAACCGTGCGTTTTCTCAACCGGTTGGGACAGCTCTGGAAATCGTGCCGCAGGACAACCCCGCCAGTCTCAAAGTGGGGGAGTATTTTCGTTTTACCCTGCTTTATCAGGGCAAACCTCTGGCCGAGGAAATCAAGGCTACCTACGCAGGGTTTAGCCCACATAACGCCTGGCCCTATACCTGCCGAACCAATAGAAAAGGAGAGGGGGTTTTACGCATTCTGAATCCGGGTATCTGGGTTATTAAGGTAAATCATCGAGCCCCGTATAAGAATCCAGAAGAGGCAGATGAATATTCGTACACCGCCTCTCTAAGTTTTGAAATTCGCTGA
- a CDS encoding 4Fe-4S binding protein, with amino-acid sequence MRIGILRWLILSLAFGLLLFGACAGLHLGSILPTFSCCFVPTRAGTCFFLPLQLSLGSCTWPDMLLFFERLFWFSLLVLLIGRAWCGWICPLGFFQDLLDGLRRAVGLGYARFSAKWRARLGWVKWIFLGVALLIPIWGAFPVLFAPVALDLNIPFCQLCPGKYLLPLITFSRDRILVDFESTTRMVMSSLGLLFSVMVIIGAFVKRRFWCPYCPLGLMMSWYRRWSLLKLKKDDATCTHCQVCANVCPMDIEEVFLSRGRVDVTFSDCILCLKCIEHCPEDNALRADFFGKTLYRSTAHSFFNHPALVSSEKQREKTHE; translated from the coding sequence GTGCGTATTGGCATACTTCGTTGGCTGATCCTCTCACTTGCCTTTGGCCTGCTGCTCTTTGGAGCCTGCGCGGGCCTGCATTTGGGATCAATCTTGCCCACCTTTTCCTGTTGTTTTGTCCCTACCAGGGCCGGAACATGCTTCTTTCTGCCGTTGCAGCTCAGCCTCGGGAGTTGTACCTGGCCGGATATGCTCCTTTTTTTTGAACGATTGTTTTGGTTCAGCCTGCTCGTTCTCCTCATTGGCAGGGCCTGGTGCGGCTGGATCTGTCCTTTGGGATTTTTTCAGGATCTGCTGGACGGGCTTCGCCGTGCCGTTGGACTGGGCTATGCACGTTTTAGCGCCAAGTGGCGGGCTCGCCTTGGCTGGGTGAAATGGATTTTTCTGGGAGTCGCACTCCTCATCCCGATCTGGGGCGCCTTTCCGGTGCTGTTTGCACCGGTGGCCCTTGATCTGAATATTCCTTTCTGTCAGCTCTGTCCGGGAAAATACCTCCTGCCCCTGATCACCTTCTCCCGGGACCGTATACTGGTGGATTTTGAATCCACCACCAGAATGGTGATGTCGTCCCTGGGCCTCCTGTTCTCAGTGATGGTGATCATCGGTGCCTTTGTCAAACGCAGATTCTGGTGTCCCTACTGCCCCCTTGGCCTGATGATGTCCTGGTATCGGAGGTGGAGCCTCTTGAAACTCAAAAAGGATGACGCCACCTGCACCCACTGTCAGGTCTGTGCCAATGTCTGCCCCATGGATATCGAGGAGGTGTTTCTTTCCCGAGGGCGGGTAGACGTCACCTTTTCTGATTGTATCCTCTGTCTCAAATGTATTGAGCACTGCCCTGAAGATAATGCCCTCCGCGCGGATTTTTTCGGGAAAACGCTCTATCGATCCACTGCACACAGTTTTTTCAACCATCCAGCCCTGGTGTCATCAGAGAAGCAAAGGGAGAAGACCCATGAATAA
- a CDS encoding cobaltochelatase subunit CobN, whose protein sequence is MKIVFLHGMMFQAQTWSRAAAVLKEDGIEIEFFAQQGKTQEAIEHLRGGQVDCCIAQMFRDMPGYDELVSAAMELPCRIGLGVQAELEFSSFTQEQTREFTRYLQQVSLTNFINGIRFLAAAMGQNIAYDPPAAVQTCGIYHPEQSELFAESATYLGWQKKRQEGLGEDRPLIALLCYYGQIVEQNQAEIDALIFALEDHGIRPLCIVTEGMTESSLPLSERYPWMRVVQEAAPQLLLNLLAGRLLARSEDVELLKKLNLPIVQMLRLYQQSPEQWREDVNGVGSGAQSMVFSLTQPEMAGVIEPTAIAATVSERDPQTGLLIRRYHPLPEQIEHLCLRLLRWLRLQLLANKDKRLTIVLHNNPCKGVEATLGLAAGLDTFASLGLFIQRLREAGYDTGEAPEEGKALLETLLFKKAISEFRWTTTDEIVGKGGVLHYTHEQEYQKILNQLPPYARERIESDWGPFPGEGMVYTDQGRDSLLVTGLKFGNLQIIVQPKRGCYGAKCNGEVCRILHDPHLSPPPHWLVTYAYIRESSDAVLHFGAHGALEFLPGKQVGLSPGCFPEISLGDLPNIYLYIHDIPGEGLVAKRRARAVMVDHLSPVQRPAPAESQSLELESLLDQYQKACLNAEEDRRKKLARQMLPLMQAMGGIEVDFAGSLESREFSQAVDLLARRIARSKRILAPTGPHLLSTAPNTQGIATMLTTILGTPPEGIPNLAEIAAFAPSGSANEHTAVTQVIEQLLRQEDGAPLDQRLARLKSWCTEISSRIDACTQEIPQLLRALDGAFIEPGLSGSLALGKTDTLPTGRNFFTSDIAAMPTRVAWEVGQELADNLLRKYMEDEGAFPESVGISLWSIDAFKSDGEVFSQALALMGMQPIWLTSGRVCGIEPIPLDALTLILNDQSVVSRPRVDVLIQTSSILRDMVPHFADLLDEAAVMAGNLDEPPERNAIRKHTQQQLSELREELGESLSEEALARMASFRVFSSAPGACGTGVGLALDASAWNDEEDLAETYINWSGFAYGSDKVGTGERITGMEAQQVFAKQLKGLNVTYMRQYSPEYDPVDCSCYTGCLGGMSVAAKAVSGKRARIYFADKNTVDDHSVRDFQEDLEASVTSKLLNAHWITDRQEEGYQGAGEVASRVNTLFKWSATTGSVAPWVFDRVVSTYIEDQEKLEWLRRENPYGLEEMTRRLLEAQSRGLWTPAEDILQAVQEAALLIEGDMEEQIGEVREEFQGSKVEVMTAADVEKWQPKWKIERTDR, encoded by the coding sequence ATGAAAATCGTTTTTCTCCACGGCATGATGTTTCAAGCACAGACCTGGTCCAGGGCTGCGGCAGTGCTCAAAGAAGACGGCATTGAAATAGAGTTTTTTGCCCAGCAGGGCAAAACGCAGGAGGCCATTGAGCACCTTAGAGGTGGGCAGGTTGATTGCTGCATTGCTCAGATGTTTCGCGATATGCCCGGCTACGACGAACTCGTGAGTGCTGCCATGGAGTTGCCCTGCCGCATTGGTCTGGGCGTTCAGGCGGAGCTGGAATTCTCCTCGTTTACTCAGGAACAAACCAGAGAGTTTACCCGCTATCTGCAGCAGGTATCACTGACCAATTTCATCAATGGTATTCGTTTTCTGGCCGCTGCCATGGGCCAGAATATTGCCTATGATCCACCGGCAGCAGTCCAGACCTGCGGCATTTATCATCCCGAGCAAAGTGAGTTGTTTGCTGAGTCAGCCACCTATCTGGGGTGGCAAAAGAAACGACAGGAAGGCCTGGGAGAGGATCGCCCCCTGATTGCGCTGCTCTGTTATTACGGCCAGATCGTCGAACAGAACCAGGCTGAAATAGATGCACTCATTTTTGCCCTGGAAGACCACGGCATACGGCCCCTGTGTATCGTAACCGAGGGGATGACAGAGAGTAGCCTGCCGCTTTCTGAGCGCTACCCCTGGATGCGTGTTGTGCAGGAGGCCGCCCCACAGCTGCTGCTGAACCTCTTGGCCGGTCGACTTCTTGCCCGGAGTGAGGATGTTGAGCTGCTGAAAAAACTCAACCTGCCCATTGTACAAATGCTTCGCCTCTACCAGCAGAGCCCCGAGCAGTGGCGTGAGGATGTGAACGGTGTCGGCAGCGGCGCTCAATCCATGGTGTTTTCCTTAACCCAGCCTGAAATGGCCGGAGTGATCGAGCCTACCGCCATTGCCGCAACCGTGAGTGAGCGTGACCCGCAAACCGGGCTTTTGATTCGACGCTACCACCCCCTGCCTGAACAGATCGAGCACCTCTGCCTTCGTTTGCTCCGCTGGTTGCGCTTACAGCTGCTTGCAAATAAAGACAAACGCTTGACCATTGTTCTCCATAACAATCCCTGCAAAGGGGTGGAAGCAACCTTAGGGCTGGCAGCCGGCCTTGATACCTTTGCAAGTCTGGGCCTCTTTATTCAACGATTGCGGGAGGCGGGCTACGACACGGGCGAGGCACCGGAAGAGGGCAAAGCCCTGCTGGAAACACTGCTCTTTAAAAAAGCTATCTCAGAATTTCGCTGGACCACGACCGATGAGATAGTGGGGAAGGGCGGGGTGCTCCATTATACGCATGAGCAGGAATACCAAAAGATCCTGAACCAGCTTCCTCCCTATGCCCGTGAACGGATCGAATCCGATTGGGGCCCCTTTCCCGGCGAGGGTATGGTCTATACCGATCAGGGACGTGATTCATTGTTGGTCACTGGCCTCAAGTTCGGCAACCTGCAGATCATCGTCCAGCCCAAACGCGGCTGCTACGGGGCCAAATGCAATGGCGAGGTCTGTCGCATCCTCCATGATCCCCATCTTTCACCGCCCCCGCACTGGCTGGTCACCTATGCTTATATCCGCGAAAGCTCTGATGCAGTCCTCCACTTTGGTGCCCATGGGGCATTGGAGTTTCTTCCCGGTAAGCAGGTCGGGCTTTCCCCTGGCTGTTTCCCTGAGATAAGCCTGGGCGATTTGCCCAATATCTATCTCTACATTCATGATATTCCGGGAGAGGGGCTTGTGGCCAAGCGACGTGCCCGAGCCGTGATGGTCGATCACCTGAGCCCGGTGCAGCGTCCTGCCCCTGCGGAAAGTCAAAGCCTGGAGCTGGAATCTCTACTCGATCAGTATCAAAAGGCCTGTCTCAATGCTGAAGAAGACAGGCGAAAAAAACTTGCCCGGCAAATGCTTCCTCTGATGCAGGCCATGGGGGGGATCGAGGTCGATTTTGCTGGTTCCCTTGAATCCCGTGAGTTTAGCCAGGCCGTAGATCTGCTCGCAAGGCGTATAGCCCGCTCTAAGCGTATCCTTGCCCCTACCGGTCCCCATCTCCTCTCCACTGCTCCGAACACGCAGGGTATTGCCACCATGCTCACCACAATTCTTGGAACCCCCCCTGAGGGGATTCCAAATCTGGCTGAGATCGCAGCCTTTGCTCCCAGTGGTTCTGCCAATGAGCACACCGCGGTTACCCAGGTGATAGAACAGTTGCTCAGGCAAGAAGATGGAGCACCACTTGATCAGCGTTTGGCCCGACTGAAGAGCTGGTGTACGGAGATCAGCAGTCGTATAGATGCGTGCACTCAAGAGATTCCCCAACTCTTGCGGGCCTTGGATGGTGCATTCATAGAACCCGGACTCAGCGGTTCTTTGGCCCTTGGCAAAACCGATACCCTACCCACGGGCAGGAATTTTTTTACCAGTGATATAGCTGCCATGCCCACCAGGGTAGCCTGGGAGGTGGGGCAGGAACTGGCGGACAATCTCCTGCGCAAATACATGGAGGATGAGGGAGCCTTTCCCGAGAGTGTGGGCATCAGTCTTTGGAGTATCGACGCCTTTAAATCAGATGGCGAGGTCTTCTCGCAGGCGCTGGCGCTGATGGGTATGCAGCCCATCTGGCTGACATCGGGCCGTGTTTGCGGGATTGAACCCATCCCCCTGGATGCGCTTACTCTCATCCTGAACGATCAATCCGTTGTGAGCAGACCTCGGGTTGATGTGCTCATTCAAACCAGTTCTATCCTTCGCGATATGGTCCCCCATTTTGCCGACCTGCTGGATGAGGCGGCAGTCATGGCCGGAAACCTGGATGAACCCCCTGAGCGTAATGCCATACGAAAACATACCCAACAGCAACTCAGTGAGCTGCGGGAAGAACTCGGGGAGAGCCTTTCAGAAGAGGCGCTTGCGCGTATGGCCAGTTTCCGTGTTTTTTCATCGGCTCCGGGTGCTTGTGGGACCGGGGTTGGCCTGGCCCTGGATGCCTCGGCCTGGAATGATGAGGAGGATCTTGCCGAGACCTATATCAACTGGTCGGGTTTTGCCTATGGCTCGGATAAGGTCGGTACGGGGGAACGCATCACCGGCATGGAAGCCCAACAGGTTTTTGCCAAGCAACTCAAAGGGCTCAATGTCACCTATATGCGCCAGTACTCGCCTGAGTATGATCCCGTTGACTGCAGCTGTTATACCGGCTGCCTGGGAGGTATGTCGGTTGCGGCCAAGGCCGTCAGCGGCAAAAGAGCGCGGATCTATTTTGCCGATAAAAACACCGTTGATGATCATTCGGTACGGGACTTTCAAGAAGACCTGGAGGCCTCGGTAACCAGTAAACTGCTCAATGCACACTGGATCACTGATCGGCAGGAGGAGGGATATCAAGGGGCGGGCGAGGTTGCAAGCCGGGTCAACACCCTCTTTAAATGGAGTGCGACCACAGGTTCTGTCGCTCCCTGGGTCTTTGACCGTGTGGTCTCCACCTACATTGAAGACCAGGAAAAACTGGAATGGCTCCGCCGTGAAAACCCTTACGGGCTTGAAGAGATGACCAGGAGGCTGTTGGAGGCCCAGAGTCGTGGCCTCTGGACTCCCGCCGAAGATATTTTGCAGGCTGTGCAGGAGGCCGCACTCCTGATCGAGGGCGATATGGAAGAGCAGATCGGTGAGGTGCGTGAAGAGTTTCAGGGATCCAAGGTCGAAGTCATGACCGCAGCTGATGTGGAGAAATGGCAACCCAAATGGAAAATTGAGCGGACGGACAGGTGA
- a CDS encoding sulfite exporter TauE/SafE family protein, with protein MNGVELTGTGLLLGLANGPACLLTCTPAVLPAFISRATAGAQKQFAWPILGRLLGGRLLAYLLVGLLAGMSGRSLATVSGILAPWMDLLLALFLFAHGAGLIQRFPCCSLPCGDRWRGSPFLMGLLTGFSLCPPFLMALTLVWAQGAGPGVAAIFFLAFFVGTSIYLLPLGFGGYLAQSQLFVRLAKVLALMAAVFFLLQCIKAAIS; from the coding sequence ATGAACGGAGTTGAACTCACCGGGACCGGGCTGCTTCTCGGTCTTGCCAATGGGCCCGCCTGCCTTTTGACCTGTACCCCAGCCGTGTTGCCGGCATTTATTTCCAGAGCAACAGCTGGCGCTCAAAAACAGTTTGCCTGGCCCATACTGGGCAGACTGCTGGGCGGAAGGCTTCTGGCCTATCTGTTGGTTGGTCTGCTTGCAGGGATGAGCGGTCGTTCCCTGGCTACAGTCAGTGGAATACTTGCCCCTTGGATGGATCTGCTGCTCGCCCTTTTTCTCTTTGCCCACGGAGCAGGTCTGATTCAGCGTTTTCCATGCTGTTCTCTTCCATGTGGAGACCGATGGCGGGGCTCACCTTTTCTCATGGGCCTGTTGACCGGATTCTCCCTCTGCCCCCCCTTTCTTATGGCGCTTACCCTGGTCTGGGCACAGGGCGCAGGCCCTGGAGTGGCAGCTATCTTTTTTCTGGCCTTTTTTGTTGGGACTTCGATCTATCTGCTCCCTCTGGGATTTGGAGGCTATCTGGCACAGAGTCAGTTGTTTGTGCGTCTGGCCAAGGTCCTTGCCCTGATGGCGGCGGTATTCTTCCTTCTTCAGTGTATCAAAGCGGCTATATCATGA
- a CDS encoding 2-hydroxyacyl-CoA dehydratase family protein → MNKPVESKASSRQLRQISREAGRQLAAVRELEDSPRALEPFLETFEQVFVANKPLSLLKKDGEPRPVIGIYCILVPEELIYAAGAIPLRLCGGCSSSCAAGEECIPRDGCPLAKSSLGLTAQAGLAVYDLCDLVIIPTTCDAKRKFAEELSRFQEVWMLEVPHLKESEISQQAWVQQVMALKDRLEGFMQQVTGKRTKITPKKLGRAIHEQAAAQKETRRLQQLRSLDSSLLWGRQALLVTGAYGFMEVGAWTQAIKALNDELETRSNCSHQPVCPAQTPRLLIAGSPVIFPNCKLPNLIEEMGGVVVIDESCVGERMLYDPVGHPERDLRSQLIALAARYLMPCICPSFAPNEDRLVTLKRMIKTHKVDGVIYHVLKGCVVYDFEVMRVERALKELHIPVVRIETDYSPEDVEQLRTRIEAFIEVLTLKKGKETNICTLSLHNCELTHSRSEIREF, encoded by the coding sequence ATGAATAAACCCGTAGAGTCAAAGGCGTCCAGCCGCCAGCTGAGACAGATCAGCCGAGAAGCCGGGCGGCAACTGGCAGCCGTACGGGAGTTGGAGGATTCTCCCCGAGCCTTGGAACCCTTTCTTGAAACATTTGAACAGGTCTTTGTTGCCAATAAGCCCTTGTCGCTGCTGAAAAAAGATGGAGAGCCCAGGCCAGTTATCGGTATCTACTGTATTCTTGTGCCTGAAGAGCTGATTTACGCAGCCGGTGCCATTCCCTTACGACTCTGTGGCGGCTGCAGCTCCTCCTGTGCAGCGGGCGAGGAATGCATTCCCCGAGATGGATGTCCTCTGGCCAAGTCTTCTCTTGGCTTAACTGCACAGGCGGGGCTTGCTGTCTATGACCTCTGTGATCTGGTCATCATTCCCACCACCTGTGATGCGAAGCGCAAATTTGCCGAGGAACTGTCACGTTTTCAAGAGGTGTGGATGCTTGAAGTGCCTCATCTCAAGGAATCGGAGATCTCCCAGCAGGCATGGGTGCAGCAGGTCATGGCTCTCAAGGATCGCTTGGAGGGCTTTATGCAGCAAGTCACTGGAAAACGCACAAAGATAACCCCAAAAAAACTTGGCCGGGCAATTCACGAGCAGGCCGCAGCCCAAAAAGAAACACGCAGGCTCCAGCAACTGCGAAGTTTGGATAGCTCGCTTCTCTGGGGCCGTCAAGCGCTTCTGGTCACCGGGGCCTATGGTTTTATGGAGGTCGGCGCCTGGACCCAGGCAATCAAAGCGCTCAACGACGAGTTGGAGACGCGCAGCAATTGCAGCCATCAGCCGGTCTGCCCTGCACAAACGCCGCGCCTGCTTATCGCGGGTAGCCCGGTTATCTTTCCCAACTGCAAACTGCCTAATCTCATCGAGGAGATGGGCGGAGTCGTGGTGATCGATGAATCCTGCGTGGGAGAGCGGATGCTTTACGACCCGGTGGGGCATCCCGAGCGAGATCTACGCTCGCAACTGATCGCCCTGGCCGCCCGCTACCTCATGCCTTGCATCTGCCCCAGCTTTGCACCCAACGAAGATCGGCTGGTTACCTTGAAGCGCATGATCAAAACCCATAAGGTCGATGGCGTGATCTATCATGTCCTCAAGGGCTGTGTGGTCTATGATTTCGAGGTGATGCGGGTGGAGCGGGCACTGAAGGAATTACATATTCCTGTGGTGCGAATTGAGACGGATTACTCGCCGGAGGATGTGGAGCAGCTGCGTACCCGTATTGAGGCGTTCATCGAGGTCCTCACTTTGAAAAAGGGAAAGGAAACGAACATATGCACATTATCTTTGCACAATTGCGAGCTCACGCATAGCAGATCTGAGATACGAGAATTTTAA
- a CDS encoding acyl-CoA dehydratase activase produces the protein MKYFAGVDAGSTYVKVAVLNQDGELAGYQHHATGIDAAGHAHTMLDSIMEGLGSSTENIQSIMATGYSRRIIDVAQDTVTEIRAHAAGATLTAPTGTAIRTVIDIGGQDSKVIVLGEEGETENFVMNDKCAAGTGRFLESLARVLELEVSELGPLSLESTAPAAINSTCVVFAESEVISLVARKKPRRDIVAGIHESLAKRIGAMARKARCASDILLTGGGGLNPGIVQALEDELMTDIHLPLHPQLNGAIGAARIALNQS, from the coding sequence ATGAAATACTTCGCTGGCGTTGATGCCGGATCCACCTACGTCAAGGTGGCGGTTTTAAATCAGGACGGGGAGCTGGCCGGATATCAGCACCATGCCACCGGCATCGATGCCGCTGGCCATGCCCATACCATGCTCGACTCGATCATGGAAGGGCTCGGTAGCTCGACCGAGAATATTCAATCCATCATGGCCACTGGGTACAGTCGCCGGATTATCGATGTGGCCCAGGATACCGTCACCGAGATTCGAGCCCATGCCGCAGGCGCCACCCTGACGGCGCCCACTGGCACTGCTATTCGTACGGTGATCGATATCGGTGGTCAGGACTCCAAGGTGATTGTCCTGGGTGAGGAGGGAGAGACCGAAAATTTTGTGATGAACGATAAGTGCGCCGCAGGAACAGGGCGCTTTCTCGAGTCTTTGGCCCGTGTGCTTGAACTGGAGGTCAGTGAACTTGGCCCCCTCTCCCTGGAATCCACAGCTCCGGCTGCGATCAACTCCACCTGCGTTGTTTTTGCCGAGTCTGAAGTCATCTCCCTGGTGGCACGGAAAAAGCCTCGCAGGGATATTGTGGCGGGTATACATGAGTCGCTGGCCAAACGTATTGGTGCCATGGCCAGAAAGGCGCGGTGTGCATCAGATATCCTGCTCACCGGCGGGGGAGGCCTCAATCCAGGGATTGTCCAGGCGCTTGAGGATGAACTGATGACAGATATTCACCTACCCCTGCACCCTCAGCTCAACGGCGCTATCGGTGCTGCCCGTATAGCCCTTAATCAGAGCTGA